A genomic window from Streptomyces sp. HUAS YS2 includes:
- a CDS encoding RICIN domain-containing protein, whose protein sequence is MRKLFATLTALVALLAAHLVTAAPAGATTMYNPENVCATPKGGSTANGTIITVWTCNGSALQEWDWNGSAIVHRASHKCLTPSGGSGANGTVLTLWTCNGALSQGWAVTPKDVGYYWISSLNGGGCITPYGGSLANGAYLTLWSCNPYEYSSQNWWL, encoded by the coding sequence ATGCGCAAGCTCTTCGCAACCCTGACGGCGCTGGTAGCGCTGCTGGCCGCCCACCTCGTCACCGCCGCGCCGGCGGGGGCCACAACCATGTACAACCCAGAAAACGTCTGCGCCACCCCCAAGGGGGGAAGCACGGCCAACGGCACCATCATCACGGTCTGGACCTGCAACGGAAGCGCGCTGCAGGAGTGGGACTGGAACGGCTCCGCGATTGTGCACCGTGCAAGCCACAAGTGCCTGACCCCCAGTGGCGGCAGTGGCGCAAACGGAACCGTGCTCACGCTGTGGACATGCAACGGAGCCCTGTCGCAGGGCTGGGCGGTGACGCCGAAGGACGTGGGATACTACTGGATCTCCAGCCTCAATGGGGGCGGGTGCATCACTCCCTACGGCGGGAGCCTGGCGAACGGGGCCTACCTGACCCTCTGGTCCTGCAACCCGTACGAATACTCCAGCCAGAACTGGTGGCTCTAA
- a CDS encoding GNAT family N-acetyltransferase: MPELQRLHAGHAPAVLAFERANRTYFAASVPDRGDDYFDQFTDRYDALLAEQEAGICAFHVLVAEDGSVLGRFNLVDIENHTAELGYRVAQHVAGRGVATTTVRELCQLASAQYRLRALRAATVRQNAASQKVLTKAGFVPVGPADPAHLGGKPGTWYQRDLVHPILPGGPPWEGHGHSRSSV; the protein is encoded by the coding sequence ATGCCTGAGTTGCAGCGATTGCACGCCGGCCATGCCCCGGCGGTCCTGGCCTTCGAGCGGGCGAACCGCACCTACTTCGCTGCCTCGGTCCCCGACCGCGGCGACGACTACTTCGACCAGTTCACCGACCGGTACGACGCTTTGTTGGCTGAGCAGGAGGCAGGTATCTGCGCCTTCCACGTGCTCGTCGCCGAGGACGGCTCGGTTCTCGGCAGGTTCAACCTGGTCGACATCGAGAACCACACTGCGGAACTCGGCTACCGGGTCGCTCAGCACGTCGCCGGCCGCGGCGTGGCGACCACAACCGTCCGGGAGCTGTGCCAACTAGCCTCGGCCCAGTATCGGTTGCGCGCACTGCGAGCGGCCACCGTCCGGCAGAATGCCGCGTCCCAAAAGGTGCTGACAAAAGCCGGGTTCGTCCCTGTCGGCCCCGCCGACCCGGCCCATCTCGGCGGTAAGCCAGGCACCTGGTATCAGCGCGACCTGGTGCACCCGATCTTGCCCGGAGGCCCACCGTGGGAAGGCCACGGCCATAGTCGATCGTCGGTGTGA
- a CDS encoding PLP-dependent aminotransferase family protein: MAVPRYKALVDAFASDIRTGRLAAGARLPTHRALAAREGVAVVTATRVYAELEAMGLVSREQGRGTFVRDLAVPPGHGIDRQLVATDAVDLNFNYPSLPGQAGLLRQALREVAVSGDLDSLLRYQPHSGRPQDRASIGRHLGRRGITADADRVLVVNGAQHGLAVTVMATLNAGDVVAVDALTYPGFKVLAHAFRLDLEPIPTTADGPDLEALEKLCATRPVRAVYTMPTLHNPLGWVMTETDRARLIRIARQHGVLIIEDASYAYLVENPPPPLVATAPDITVYVSGLSKSVATGLRVGFVLAPPTTVPLLERAIRATTWNTPALTTAIACRWLDDGTVDQLEAQKRDDAKARQAIAVHELAGLPLVGHPSSYFTWVPLPDDARADRLTATLARHRISVTTAEPFTTSAHTPQAIRLALGSTDLHSLRSTLCTVRRLALEDAST; this comes from the coding sequence ATGGCAGTCCCGCGCTACAAAGCTCTGGTCGACGCATTCGCCTCCGACATCCGGACGGGGCGACTCGCGGCGGGCGCGAGGTTGCCGACCCACCGGGCGCTGGCCGCCCGTGAGGGGGTCGCGGTGGTGACCGCGACGCGGGTGTACGCCGAACTGGAGGCCATGGGCCTGGTCAGCCGGGAGCAGGGCCGCGGCACGTTCGTGCGCGACCTCGCGGTTCCACCCGGCCACGGCATCGACCGGCAGCTCGTCGCCACGGACGCAGTCGACCTCAACTTCAACTACCCGTCGCTGCCCGGCCAGGCCGGCCTCCTGCGCCAGGCCCTACGGGAAGTGGCCGTCTCCGGTGACCTCGACTCGCTGCTGCGCTATCAGCCGCACTCAGGCCGACCCCAGGACAGGGCCTCGATCGGACGGCACCTGGGGCGCCGGGGAATCACGGCTGACGCGGACCGAGTCCTTGTCGTCAACGGTGCGCAGCACGGCCTGGCCGTCACGGTCATGGCCACGCTCAATGCCGGCGACGTCGTCGCGGTCGATGCCCTCACCTATCCCGGCTTCAAGGTGCTTGCGCACGCCTTCCGCCTCGACCTGGAGCCCATCCCCACCACCGCCGACGGGCCAGACCTCGAAGCTCTGGAGAAGCTGTGCGCTACCCGACCGGTGCGTGCGGTCTACACCATGCCGACCCTGCACAACCCCCTGGGCTGGGTCATGACGGAAACCGATCGGGCCCGCCTGATCAGGATCGCCCGACAGCACGGCGTGCTCATCATCGAAGACGCCTCGTACGCCTACCTGGTCGAAAACCCCCCACCGCCGCTGGTGGCGACCGCACCGGACATCACCGTCTACGTCTCAGGGCTGTCCAAGAGCGTCGCCACGGGCCTGCGGGTGGGATTCGTCCTTGCCCCGCCGACCACGGTGCCGCTACTCGAACGCGCGATCCGAGCGACCACCTGGAACACCCCGGCCCTGACCACGGCGATCGCTTGCCGCTGGCTCGACGACGGCACGGTGGACCAGTTGGAGGCGCAGAAGCGAGACGATGCCAAGGCCCGCCAGGCCATCGCTGTGCACGAACTGGCAGGGCTACCGCTGGTCGGCCATCCCTCGTCCTACTTCACCTGGGTGCCGCTGCCCGACGACGCACGCGCCGACCGCCTGACGGCCACCCTCGCGCGTCACCGCATCTCGGTCACCACGGCGGAGCCGTTCACCACCTCGGCTCACACGCCGCAGGCGATTCGCCTCGCGCTGGGCTCGACCGACCTGCACAGCCTCCGATCGACTCTGTGCACGGTACGGCGCCTTGCCCTCGAAGACGCATCCACCTGA
- a CDS encoding DJ-1/PfpI family protein: MHIAILTFEGYNELDSLIALGVLNRIKADDWRVTIATPSPKVTSMNGVVIEQMSTLEEACTADAVIIGSGIATREVVEDPAIMSVLRGLDPSRQLIAAQCSGALVLARLGLLNDIPACTDLITKPWVIAAGVEVLNQPFYAKGNIATAGGCLASHYLAAWIITRLKGKDAAEGALHYVAPVGEKEEYIERAWRNITPYLPTPRPTLV; encoded by the coding sequence ATGCACATCGCCATCCTCACCTTCGAGGGGTACAACGAGCTCGACTCCCTGATCGCGCTCGGAGTGCTCAACCGGATCAAGGCGGACGACTGGCGCGTCACCATCGCCACCCCCAGCCCCAAGGTGACGTCCATGAACGGGGTGGTCATCGAGCAGATGTCCACCTTGGAGGAGGCGTGCACCGCTGACGCGGTCATCATCGGCAGCGGCATCGCCACCCGTGAGGTCGTCGAAGATCCGGCGATCATGAGTGTCCTGCGGGGCCTGGACCCCTCGCGCCAACTCATCGCGGCACAGTGCTCCGGCGCGCTCGTACTGGCAAGGCTCGGGCTGCTCAACGACATCCCCGCCTGCACCGACCTGATCACCAAGCCCTGGGTCATCGCGGCCGGCGTCGAGGTGCTCAACCAGCCCTTCTACGCCAAGGGCAACATCGCCACCGCCGGCGGCTGCCTGGCTTCGCATTACCTCGCCGCCTGGATCATCACCCGGCTGAAAGGCAAGGACGCTGCCGAGGGTGCATTGCACTACGTCGCCCCGGTCGGCGAGAAGGAGGAGTACATCGAGCGTGCCTGGCGCAACATCACCCCCTACCTGCCCACCCCCAGGCCGACGCTCGTCTGA
- a CDS encoding PP2C family protein-serine/threonine phosphatase encodes MVASNGFLADLVTRSQLVSGRDLAGLVFDAGQSVGLTATGVYVTDLQQTRLIALPQPVPAGEPTLDIDSSLAGLAYRLERTHLTQDGTTAWIPMVDGVERLGVLKARGPDLSVADCEALAGVTALLLVSKSSHSEVLVEAERRQPMTVQAELLWAFLPPRTIGTALATSTAVLEPAYSAGGDAFDHSFTADGLHLTLLDAMGHDLASGGASAAGLAACRATRRSGGSLTDIVTEIDRILDEWFTDRLMTAIIADLDLTDGTLTWVNCAHPPPLLVRDRQILHILEREPNLPLGWNFHSHTPPTTHRARLQPGDRILLYSDGVTEARSPQGDLFGEQRLADTVIRAMAAGEPAPEALRRLLQQLKRHQEHKLSDDATIVMAEWHPTP; translated from the coding sequence ATGGTGGCGAGCAACGGCTTCCTGGCCGACCTGGTGACTCGCTCGCAGCTGGTCTCGGGCCGTGATCTTGCCGGACTGGTCTTCGACGCCGGTCAGAGCGTGGGCCTGACAGCCACCGGCGTGTACGTCACCGACCTGCAGCAGACGCGGCTCATCGCCCTTCCGCAGCCCGTTCCCGCCGGGGAGCCCACCCTGGACATCGACTCCTCCCTGGCCGGGCTGGCCTATCGGCTGGAGCGTACCCACCTGACGCAGGACGGCACGACGGCGTGGATCCCTATGGTCGACGGCGTCGAGCGCCTGGGCGTGCTCAAAGCCCGCGGCCCCGACCTGTCCGTCGCCGACTGCGAGGCACTGGCAGGAGTCACCGCGCTGCTGCTCGTCTCGAAGTCGTCCCACAGTGAGGTGCTCGTCGAAGCCGAGCGCCGCCAGCCGATGACCGTCCAGGCCGAACTGCTGTGGGCCTTCCTCCCGCCGCGCACCATCGGCACCGCCCTGGCCACCTCGACCGCCGTGCTGGAGCCCGCCTACAGCGCCGGCGGCGACGCGTTCGATCACAGCTTCACCGCCGACGGGCTGCACCTGACGCTCCTGGACGCCATGGGCCACGACCTCGCCTCCGGCGGAGCCAGCGCCGCCGGGCTGGCAGCCTGCCGCGCCACCCGGCGCTCCGGCGGCAGCCTCACCGACATCGTCACCGAGATCGACCGGATCCTGGACGAGTGGTTCACCGACCGGCTCATGACCGCGATCATCGCCGACCTCGATCTCACCGACGGCACCCTGACCTGGGTCAACTGCGCGCATCCCCCGCCCCTGCTCGTACGCGACAGGCAGATCCTGCACATACTTGAACGCGAACCCAACCTGCCGTTGGGCTGGAACTTCCACAGCCACACCCCGCCCACCACGCACCGCGCCCGGCTCCAGCCCGGCGACCGCATCCTGCTCTACAGCGACGGCGTCACCGAGGCCCGCTCGCCCCAAGGCGACCTGTTCGGCGAACAGCGTCTCGCCGACACCGTCATCCGCGCCATGGCCGCCGGCGAACCCGCCCCCGAAGCCCTGCGACGGCTCCTGCAGCAACTCAAGCGCCACCAGGAGCACAAGCTGTCCGACGACGCCACCATCGTCATGGCCGAATGGCACCCCACCCCGTAG
- a CDS encoding NAD-dependent epimerase/dehydratase family protein has protein sequence MVVADVLRRDELLRAVDGLAVDVVIHELTALSKPPAKYADMELTNKLRTTGTAHLLEAARPTGAHRFLTQSMVPGYGYTEKGPRPLTESDAFGRPRGDRTDPAVAALHATEQQVFGAAGIEGIALRYGAFYGLDASQGFVTALRAGKLPVPRGGGGTMAWIHLADAAAATVAAIGKATAGQAYNVVDDFPATWGEMFHAHARAAGTRPPRALPGWMIRLTAPYFASLMIDTSLRVSNAKAKAELGWSPALPSYREGLAHDFPTAAPGKLR, from the coding sequence GTGGTCGTCGCCGACGTGCTGCGACGCGACGAGCTGTTGCGCGCCGTGGACGGACTGGCCGTCGACGTCGTGATCCACGAGCTCACGGCGTTGAGCAAGCCGCCCGCGAAGTACGCCGACATGGAGCTGACCAACAAGCTGCGTACCACCGGAACGGCGCACCTGCTGGAGGCGGCCCGGCCCACCGGTGCGCACCGTTTCCTCACACAGTCGATGGTCCCCGGCTACGGCTACACGGAAAAAGGTCCCCGGCCGCTCACCGAGTCCGACGCCTTCGGCCGGCCTCGCGGCGACAGGACCGATCCGGCCGTGGCCGCTCTGCACGCCACGGAGCAGCAGGTCTTCGGGGCTGCTGGCATCGAGGGCATCGCGTTGCGCTACGGCGCGTTCTACGGCCTGGACGCCTCACAAGGTTTCGTTACCGCGCTGAGGGCCGGGAAGCTGCCCGTGCCGCGCGGCGGTGGCGGCACCATGGCGTGGATCCACCTCGCCGACGCCGCGGCGGCCACGGTGGCCGCGATCGGCAAGGCCACCGCCGGGCAGGCGTACAACGTAGTCGACGACTTCCCGGCCACGTGGGGAGAGATGTTCCACGCGCACGCCCGAGCGGCGGGCACCAGACCGCCGCGCGCCCTGCCCGGCTGGATGATCCGGCTGACGGCCCCCTACTTCGCCAGCCTCATGATCGACACCTCCCTGCGCGTGAGCAACGCCAAGGCGAAGGCCGAACTCGGTTGGAGCCCCGCCCTGCCGAGCTACCGCGAAGGTCTCGCACACGACTTCCCAACCGCCGCACCAGGCAAGCTCCGATGA
- a CDS encoding DUF5959 family protein gives MRELGGAVMAEDPIDLIRLEGDGNSVILRITGKEERKRPTEADALVGEFLVDTPFVRGALKTWVFPEDLRQWQQALDSLDAGQDIAWREGKRAPWLFIELDEDDDRCQVTIKDSSMSMTTVTVTVPLADAWFDDAYRRLDLVWETWHMAD, from the coding sequence ATGCGCGAGCTGGGAGGGGCAGTCATGGCTGAGGATCCGATCGACCTGATCCGCCTCGAGGGGGATGGCAATAGCGTCATTCTCCGGATCACGGGGAAGGAGGAGCGGAAGCGTCCCACCGAGGCAGACGCCCTGGTCGGAGAGTTCCTGGTCGATACGCCCTTCGTCCGTGGCGCCCTCAAGACCTGGGTCTTCCCCGAGGACCTGCGACAGTGGCAGCAGGCCCTGGATTCGCTCGACGCAGGACAGGACATCGCCTGGCGCGAGGGGAAACGCGCTCCGTGGCTGTTCATCGAACTTGACGAGGACGATGACCGGTGCCAGGTCACGATCAAGGACAGCTCAATGTCCATGACGACGGTGACGGTCACCGTCCCACTGGCCGATGCCTGGTTCGACGACGCATACCGACGCCTTGACTTGGTCTGGGAGACCTGGCACATGGCCGACTGA